The genomic DNA acttaggggtaaactcttttttgttgccagcggtttagacattaatggctgtgtgttgagttattttgaggggacagcaaatttacactgttatacaagccgtacactcactacttttactttcaattgtagcaaagtgtaatttcttcagtgttgtcacatgaaaagctatatttacaaaaatgtgaggtgtatgggtacttattttgtgagatactgtacatagcatcCCAAACAGCCAACCACCATTAACTGTTATTCTTTAGCTACCCTACCCCTACTATAGGTATAGTTTAGAATATTAGTTTCAGCCAGGAGCAAATTCAATTTACTGAGGCAGCTGAAGTGCTTGTAATGGTTAATCTCTTGATAGAACCAAGGTATGCCTTCGTGATCGTTTGTTACCAAAATGATCAATTACACATTCATCAGACACCGATTCCAAAACGCCCTTTTCAATGGAAAGAACTGCAAGATGATGAAGCCTTGCTTGCCCCATTGTACCTCTGAGCCATGTATGAAGACGCCTCAAAGCACTAAATGATTTTTCGCAAGAGCAGCTGCTCACAGGAATTGTTAGGACAATTTGCATGATTTTTTTAACCGTTGGAAACATTAAAGGATCCAAAAGTTTGCAAATGTGCTGTACTGTTAGTACCACACCTTCCTGTTTTTTGCGTTCAAAGAAGTTTTTAGCAACAACTACTTCTTCATAGTGCAGATCAATTTTGTAATGTTGTGCAAGTGCCTTTATGTCTTCTGACATAAAGGCATGCCCCAGAAAGTGGGTTGCATGCCTCAATGCCCTTGACCAAAGTTTCTTTAATGCTTGAGAAACGATGGTCAAGTTCAGAGAGCATTCGGTCCAAGCAAGGGTAAAAGATTTTTGTTCTAAGATCATCTTCACTTGACAAATGATCACGTGGTGTTGGTCTGGCTTCATGCACAAAGTCTTCCATCATTCTTGGTTTTTTAATTTGCCTGGATGTTTGTGGATTCTCAGTGTCAGTGTCAAACAAAGAAACAGCTTTTTGAAGTATATCTCTTGATTTGGCATTGGTTCTTAGAGATCTTAATGAAGTACAAACATCTTTTTTATACTCTAATGCAGTAGACAAATCTAGGTTTTCCTTCTGAAGCAACTTATGGAAACCTTCTGTAGTACCCAGTAACAATTCAAATGCAAAAAGGCAGTAACGCATTGATAACCTGCGTAATTTAATCAACAAGCCAGTGGCTATGGCAGATTTCTCCTCTTTAAGACACTGCACAACAGCTGTAAAGTTGCGTATTAGGGCAGTAATGGAACGTATCTGGCTAGACCAACGTGTCTCTGAGAGCTGTACTAGTTCTGTTTCTTTTAGTCCAAGTTGCGCCTGAACATCAATGAACTTTTGGTGCTGTGtaaaagaaacactaaaaaaaGTATAAAGGTTTTCTAGTGTTTGAAAAAAATCTGAAGCCTCTGGGATTGCTTTACAGGTATAGCAGAGTACAAGGTTTAGTTCATGGGCATAACAGTGAACATAAATAGCTTCAGGATGTTTTTTCTGAAACTTTGCTTGTACACCACCAATTAAGCCACTCATAACTGCAGCTCCATCGTACGTTTGAGCAACACAGAGGACATTGGCTAAACCATTAACTGTGAGGCAATCTTCCAAAGATTCTGTTATTGAGTTTGCACTTAAATCTTTCAGttcacaaaatcccaggaaatGTTCTTTTACAGCACTTGTGTCAGGTTCAACAAAGCGTACACAGATAGCAAGTTGCTCTTTTCTTTTATCCCTTGCTTCGTCTGCCATTATGGCATACATTCCAGATTTCTTTAACTGCCTAACAATTGTACTTGTTATTTCTTCTGAACAGCACTGTATGAGATCATTTTGTGATGAAGGTGAAGTGTACGTAGCATTGCCTGGAGGCTTGTACTTTTGAAGGAAAGGATCAAATTTACGTAAATAATTTAAGCACTCTTTAAAATTGCCTCTATTTAGGCTTC from Aquarana catesbeiana isolate 2022-GZ linkage group LG04, ASM4218655v1, whole genome shotgun sequence includes the following:
- the LOC141140452 gene encoding zinc finger MYM-type protein 1-like, whose protein sequence is MAGDLVGDLSTTLREPDVPEMPAASKPLAIPDWKEPVLEYFMCNIPSTLKFFLELHHRNACQQQQCIGICNNKTEVGQADLMGTGKAEPEPEWKKHQRGKTPLRQQDMDIRNFFSKKGSKASGEAEPESQEEAVSTDQISECDDSILLAEELEGTSSTTTDTEVGDGSIAMTAVCDVTDLGDVDSGSMQPKLKQYPYEMFGSQKRSFQFHWFEKYNWLEYSCSKNTAFCFACRNFAPKGKRHNLDALLTTQGFKNWKRALDSFKEHERSALHKSSMLAWAACKDAKLRGNVVEQIEKATELQIRERRQYLERIVATTVLLAKQGISFRGHLEGEGSLNRGNFKECLNYLRKFDPFLQKYKPPGNATYTSPSSQNDLIQCCSEEITSTIVRQLKKSGMYAIMADEARDKRKEQLAICVRFVEPDTSAVKEHFLGFCELKDLSANSITESLEDCLTVNGLANVLCVAQTYDGAAVMSGLIGGVQAKFQKKHPEAIYVHCYAHELNLVLCYTCKAIPEASDFFQTLENLYTFFSVSFTQHQKFIDVQAQLGLKETELVQLSETRWSSQIRSITALIRNFTAVVQCLKEEKSAIATGLLIKLRRLSMRYCLFAFELLLGTTEGFHKLLQKENLDLSTALEYKKDVCTSLRSLRTNAKSRDILQKAVSLFDTDTENPQTSRQIKKPRMMEDFVHEARPTPRDHLSSEDDLRTKIFYPCLDRMLSELDHRFSSIKETLVKGIEACNPLSGACLYVRRHKGTCTTLQN